One region of Mucilaginibacter gotjawali genomic DNA includes:
- a CDS encoding chromate transporter, translating into MEKNISNQVPVYSIYELVKYFLKLGTWGFGGPVALVGYMHRDLVENKGWLTEEEYKEGLALAQLAPGPLAAQLGIYIGFVHHRFLGATLAGLAFVLPSFFMVVLLGMAYQLYGGLAWMQAVFYGVGAAVIGIIGMSAYKLTIKSISKFEWTAVKSKWLLWLFYIAAILITVITEQEQILLFIGCGLLYMVIKAPPRWMKKPAVAPAGLLLGIGFWRYDDKTLWNIAWFFVKAGTFVFGSGLAIVPFLHGGVVKDFGWLNEHQFVDAVAVAMITPGPVVITVGFIGYLVAGFPGACIAALATFLPCYLFTVALAPSFKKIAKNASIKAFVDGITASVIGALVGSVIVIGMRSIVDIPTAAIALAAVLALIYFKKMQEPYIIGVAAIVGLLLKAL; encoded by the coding sequence ATGGAAAAAAATATATCAAACCAGGTGCCAGTTTATTCCATTTATGAGCTTGTTAAATACTTCTTAAAGTTGGGCACCTGGGGCTTCGGCGGGCCGGTTGCTTTGGTTGGCTATATGCACCGCGACCTGGTTGAAAATAAAGGTTGGCTTACCGAAGAAGAATACAAAGAAGGCCTTGCGCTGGCGCAACTGGCGCCCGGCCCGCTGGCTGCACAGTTGGGGATCTATATCGGGTTTGTTCACCATAGGTTTTTAGGGGCCACACTTGCCGGGCTGGCATTTGTGCTGCCCTCATTTTTTATGGTGGTTTTACTGGGCATGGCTTACCAGCTTTACGGCGGGCTTGCCTGGATGCAGGCGGTGTTTTATGGGGTAGGGGCGGCGGTGATCGGCATCATCGGGATGAGCGCCTATAAACTCACTATAAAATCAATCAGCAAATTTGAATGGACTGCCGTAAAATCAAAATGGTTGTTATGGCTGTTTTATATTGCTGCCATTTTGATAACTGTAATAACGGAACAGGAGCAAATTTTGCTTTTTATCGGCTGCGGTCTATTATACATGGTGATTAAGGCACCCCCGCGATGGATGAAAAAGCCGGCTGTTGCGCCCGCGGGCCTTTTACTCGGCATAGGTTTCTGGCGCTACGACGATAAAACCCTGTGGAATATTGCCTGGTTTTTTGTGAAGGCAGGCACCTTTGTGTTTGGCAGCGGTTTGGCTATCGTTCCCTTTTTGCATGGTGGAGTGGTTAAAGATTTTGGCTGGTTGAATGAACACCAGTTTGTTGATGCCGTTGCCGTGGCCATGATCACCCCCGGCCCGGTAGTGATAACGGTTGGGTTTATTGGGTACCTGGTAGCCGGTTTCCCCGGCGCATGTATTGCAGCTTTGGCAACTTTTCTGCCTTGTTATCTTTTTACGGTCGCACTGGCGCCTTCGTTTAAAAAGATCGCCAAAAATGCCAGTATCAAAGCATTTGTGGATGGTATTACCGCTTCGGTAATTGGTGCGCTGGTCGGATCGGTTATTGTTATTGGCATGCGTTCAATTGTCGATATTCCGACAGCGGCGATTGCTTTGGCTGCGGTTTTAGCCCTCATCTACTTTAAAAAAATGCAGGAACCTTATATTATTGGAGTGGCAGCGATTGTTGGGTTATTATTAAAGGCATTGTAG
- a CDS encoding putative porin: protein MPEKFKYIILLLMCISGQIVFAQSPTNPNNPTYPGQQRKPNFNDTTTSKPETADQQLDSLRKKMDRRKDSVVFNSKFIRVTTEKLLRDSTQLFRLDTSVVNFENYSPLLQPRDPRISLGYTGEPQRSLLFSPSKTIGFDVGQHELDPYLLNPEDINYYRARVPLTILDFVTGGHKEQILKVTHTQNVNPQLNVGFNLNFTGSQGYYGSALLGQNVSNVNAAFFSWYESKNKRYNLLTNLIYNNLKSPITGSILSNDTIFVEKNPLAATDEISRLPNTYEQWTGTSFYLKQFYYIGRIDSLKKKGANSSILPTQRVAYTFFVESKKYNFRQNDADTYNVFPDYYFDSNYARDSTTVHHLQNSFSYSFYLRSRGDKPVKNEAKLDLGLTQDIYSYNQYVRDTTLNQYGSKVNLPVKQQSNSFQDITLNGKISYRFSDRLLLEGNVQQIAAGRDFGNFLYDAKLTLAGGGKVGKIVFEGYTQSSAPPLVYTDWVSDHFIFHNKFNNQKTNSISFNYINDALRFDLKAEYFLIGDYLYFAAQTNGIDAHPVQLGSDINLLKVSVGKSLSYRHWHFDTYAVYQKTDYQATLRTPEFYNYSSLYYKGMYFDVLNTSIGIDVRYNTQYVAPSYAPGLGQFYNGPNVTFSSFPVATLFLKATLQHTNFFIMYDYANQGLLSKGYYTVYKYPQQDHLLKFGVSWAFYN, encoded by the coding sequence ATGCCTGAGAAGTTTAAATATATTATCCTGTTACTGATGTGCATATCGGGGCAAATTGTTTTTGCCCAATCGCCGACAAATCCGAATAATCCAACTTATCCCGGGCAGCAGCGTAAACCCAATTTTAATGATACCACTACCTCCAAACCTGAAACTGCCGACCAGCAGCTGGATTCGTTGCGGAAAAAAATGGACAGAAGGAAGGATTCAGTAGTTTTTAACTCGAAATTTATCAGGGTGACTACTGAAAAGCTGTTAAGGGATAGCACGCAGCTATTCAGGCTGGATACGAGCGTTGTGAATTTTGAGAATTACAGCCCGTTGCTGCAGCCGCGCGACCCCAGGATTAGCCTTGGTTACACCGGGGAGCCCCAAAGGAGCCTTTTGTTTTCACCATCAAAAACCATTGGATTTGACGTGGGACAGCATGAGCTTGATCCTTACTTGTTAAACCCTGAGGACATTAACTATTACCGCGCAAGGGTGCCCCTAACGATACTTGATTTTGTAACAGGCGGCCATAAAGAGCAGATTTTAAAGGTTACCCATACTCAAAATGTAAACCCACAGCTAAACGTAGGTTTTAATTTGAACTTTACAGGTTCACAGGGCTATTATGGCAGCGCATTGCTGGGCCAGAATGTAAGTAACGTAAATGCTGCTTTTTTTAGTTGGTACGAATCAAAAAACAAGAGGTATAATTTGCTCACTAACCTGATTTATAATAACTTAAAGTCGCCCATAACGGGGTCCATCTTATCAAATGATACGATATTTGTAGAGAAAAACCCACTGGCAGCAACCGATGAGATTTCCCGTTTGCCCAATACCTATGAACAGTGGACGGGGACCAGTTTTTACTTAAAACAATTTTATTATATCGGCAGGATTGACAGCCTTAAAAAGAAGGGCGCCAATTCAAGTATTTTACCAACGCAGCGCGTTGCTTATACGTTTTTTGTTGAAAGTAAAAAATACAACTTCAGGCAAAATGACGCGGACACATATAACGTGTTTCCTGATTATTATTTCGATTCAAATTATGCCCGCGACTCTACTACGGTGCACCATTTGCAAAATAGTTTCTCCTACAGTTTTTATTTGAGGAGCAGGGGCGATAAGCCGGTAAAAAACGAGGCTAAACTGGACCTGGGCTTAACCCAGGACATTTATTCTTATAACCAGTATGTACGGGATACAACGTTAAATCAATATGGCAGTAAAGTAAACCTTCCTGTAAAACAGCAGAGTAATTCTTTCCAGGATATCACTTTGAACGGTAAAATAAGTTATCGTTTCAGCGACAGGTTATTGCTTGAGGGCAATGTACAGCAAATAGCGGCCGGCCGTGATTTTGGCAATTTTTTATATGACGCCAAATTAACACTTGCCGGAGGTGGCAAAGTGGGTAAAATAGTTTTTGAAGGGTATACACAAAGCAGCGCGCCGCCGCTGGTTTATACAGATTGGGTATCCGATCACTTTATTTTCCACAACAAATTCAATAATCAAAAAACCAATAGTATCTCATTCAATTATATAAATGACGCCCTGCGGTTTGATTTGAAGGCAGAGTACTTCCTGATTGGCGATTATTTGTATTTTGCGGCACAAACCAATGGTATAGATGCGCACCCGGTTCAACTTGGCTCCGATATTAATTTATTAAAAGTGAGCGTGGGTAAGAGCCTGTCGTACCGGCATTGGCATTTTGATACCTATGCCGTTTATCAAAAAACAGATTACCAGGCAACCTTGCGCACGCCCGAGTTTTATAATTACAGCAGCCTGTATTACAAGGGGATGTATTTTGATGTATTGAATACCAGTATTGGCATTGACGTGCGCTACAATACTCAATATGTAGCGCCATCCTATGCACCGGGCCTGGGTCAGTTTTATAACGGCCCCAATGTTACTTTTTCATCCTTCCCGGTGGCCACCCTGTTTTTGAAAGCTACATTGCAGCATACCAACTTTTTTATCATGTATGATTATGCCAACCAGGGACTGCTAAGTAAAGGTTATTATACCGTTTACAAATACCCGCAACAGGACCATTTGTTAAAGTTTGGGGTGTCATGGGCGTTTTATAATTAG
- a CDS encoding purine-nucleoside phosphorylase, with translation MLESIQHTTAYIKSRIGDFEPEAGIILGTGLGGLVNEIEVEKQLMYANIPDFPISTLEFHSGKLIFGKLAGVKVVAMQGRLHYYEGYTMKQITFPVRVMKMLGIKSLYVSNASGSLNPEFKKGGLMVIEDHINLQGDNPLLGRNEEELGPRFPDMSEPYQRDLIVRALDIARANNITCHKGVYVAVTGPNLETKAEYKFLRTIGGDAVGMSTVPEVIVANHMGLPVFAISVLTDEGFNEVLKPVSLEEILEVARAAEPKMTMILKELIAGKDA, from the coding sequence ATGTTAGAGAGCATACAACATACAACAGCATACATTAAAAGCCGTATTGGCGATTTTGAACCCGAAGCCGGCATCATCCTTGGCACAGGACTTGGCGGCCTGGTGAATGAAATTGAAGTTGAAAAACAACTGATGTATGCCAATATCCCGGATTTTCCGATCTCTACTTTAGAGTTTCATTCAGGTAAATTGATTTTTGGCAAACTTGCAGGGGTAAAAGTTGTTGCCATGCAAGGCCGGTTGCATTATTACGAGGGCTATACCATGAAGCAGATCACTTTCCCGGTAAGGGTAATGAAAATGCTGGGCATAAAATCCCTGTATGTATCCAATGCCAGCGGGTCGCTTAACCCCGAATTTAAAAAAGGCGGCCTGATGGTGATTGAAGACCACATCAACCTGCAGGGCGATAACCCCTTGCTGGGCAGGAATGAAGAGGAATTGGGTCCCCGTTTTCCGGACATGAGCGAACCTTATCAACGCGATTTGATAGTAAGAGCCCTGGATATTGCCAGGGCCAACAATATTACCTGCCATAAAGGAGTTTATGTTGCTGTAACTGGTCCGAACCTTGAAACAAAAGCCGAATACAAATTTTTACGCACCATAGGCGGCGATGCGGTGGGGATGAGCACCGTACCCGAAGTAATAGTGGCCAACCATATGGGTTTGCCTGTATTTGCCATATCGGTGCTTACTGATGAAGGTTTTAATGAAGTTTTAAAACCTGTTTCGCTGGAAGAGATATTGGAAGTGGCCAGGGCTGCCGAACCAAAAATGACAATGATACTTAAAGAATTGATAGCCGGTAAAGATGCCTGA
- a CDS encoding type II toxin-antitoxin system VapC family toxin, with translation MVIFDTNILIELYRGNLAVKETVEQIKSEVFYVSAITTAEFIVGAKDKADFAKIEKQLNKYTAIPISSDITDIFIDLFKTYTLSHRPGIADTLIASTALYYNLPLYTLNKKHFQFIPGIELI, from the coding sequence ATGGTGATTTTTGATACTAATATTCTTATTGAACTTTACAGGGGAAATCTTGCTGTAAAGGAAACGGTTGAGCAGATAAAATCTGAGGTATTTTACGTAAGTGCTATTACGACTGCTGAGTTTATTGTTGGCGCAAAAGATAAAGCCGATTTTGCGAAAATTGAAAAACAGCTAAATAAATATACAGCAATACCCATCAGCTCAGATATAACAGATATTTTTATTGATCTTTTCAAAACCTATACATTAAGTCATCGGCCAGGTATCGCAGATACGCTTATTGCATCTACCGCACTCTATTATAACCTTCCCCTTTACACGCTTAATAAAAAACATTTTCAATTTATCCCTGGTATTGAGTTGATATAG
- a CDS encoding Type 1 glutamine amidotransferase-like domain-containing protein, translated as MKKISFALIFISLCYTAMAQVNTHTPATRTIFAYGGQFTKPFMRYVIALTKKQNPRICFLPTATGDNAATIVSWYEVCQDLPMQACVQKTFIASYTEPKTFEENLLSMDAIIVSGGNTLNMLAIWKAQGIDTVLRKAYNKGIIMAGGSAGSLCWFDGGTTDSRPKNLAIIHGLAFIAASHCPHYQSEPMRKPLYFDNILRGRLSPGYAIDDLAGVVFENEQFVRTVAIDDKSHAYYVSVVDGKIDEKMLPVAEIIK; from the coding sequence ATGAAGAAGATCAGTTTTGCCCTTATATTTATATCCCTTTGTTATACTGCTATGGCCCAAGTAAACACCCATACACCAGCTACCCGCACAATTTTTGCTTACGGCGGCCAGTTTACCAAACCATTTATGCGCTATGTGATCGCCTTAACAAAAAAACAAAATCCAAGAATTTGCTTTTTGCCTACTGCTACCGGCGATAATGCCGCTACCATCGTGTCCTGGTACGAGGTGTGCCAGGACCTGCCGATGCAGGCTTGCGTTCAAAAAACTTTTATAGCTTCCTATACCGAACCAAAGACTTTTGAAGAAAACCTGCTGAGCATGGATGCCATCATTGTAAGCGGCGGCAATACCTTGAACATGCTGGCCATATGGAAGGCGCAGGGCATTGATACCGTGCTGAGAAAAGCCTACAATAAAGGGATCATCATGGCAGGCGGCAGTGCCGGCTCGTTATGCTGGTTTGATGGGGGTACAACAGATTCCCGGCCGAAGAATTTGGCTATTATACATGGTTTGGCATTTATTGCTGCCAGCCATTGCCCGCATTACCAAAGCGAACCTATGCGCAAACCGCTTTATTTCGACAATATTTTGAGAGGCAGGCTAAGCCCGGGTTACGCTATCGACGACCTGGCCGGCGTGGTTTTTGAAAATGAACAATTTGTGCGCACTGTAGCTATTGATGATAAAAGCCATGCATACTATGTCTCTGTTGTAGATGGGAAGATCGACGAAAAGATGTTGCCGGTAGCTGAGATCATTAAGTAA
- the lpxK gene encoding tetraacyldisaccharide 4'-kinase, protein MKYLRWLLLPFSLLYGLVVIIRNWFYDAGFFKSYQFDKPVISIGNLDVGGAGKSPMAEYLIRLLKDDYKLATLSRGYGRETKGYLVGESRIKNQESGKENENSQLTTHYSLLSNQIGDEPAQFKHKFPDITVAVCEKRVEGLNQLLPEHDLVILDDAYQHRAVTAGLGILLFDYNRLNEPHLLLPAGDLREPFSGRWRAQVIVVTKCPATLTNGQKENAYQKVAPGPYQQLFFSTIAYQPLQRLDGKPVNTGIDKDTTVFLLTGIANAKPLLQYLNGFTTHVIHHKYPDHHPFTLKNITKLAAEFVACKTEKKLIITTEKDAQRLEDSWFRWPLPADESLPVFVVPIKVEFLDESGQQFDQLINNYVREHTTYNSIH, encoded by the coding sequence ATGAAATACCTGCGCTGGCTTTTATTACCTTTTTCGCTCTTGTACGGGCTGGTGGTTATTATCCGCAACTGGTTTTATGATGCGGGATTTTTTAAAAGCTATCAATTTGATAAACCGGTAATTTCTATAGGTAACCTTGATGTTGGCGGTGCAGGCAAAAGCCCGATGGCTGAATACCTTATCCGTTTATTAAAGGATGATTACAAACTGGCTACGTTAAGTCGTGGATACGGGCGGGAAACAAAAGGATATTTGGTTGGAGAATCAAGAATCAAGAATCAGGAGTCAGGAAAAGAAAACGAAAATTCACAGCTCACCACTCACTACTCACTACTTTCCAACCAAATAGGCGACGAACCGGCTCAGTTCAAGCACAAGTTTCCTGATATTACGGTGGCCGTTTGTGAAAAGCGGGTAGAAGGACTGAACCAACTGCTGCCGGAACACGACCTGGTAATTTTAGATGACGCCTACCAGCACCGGGCCGTTACGGCGGGCCTGGGTATTTTGCTGTTTGATTATAACCGGTTAAACGAACCTCATTTGTTATTGCCAGCGGGTGACTTGCGCGAACCGTTCAGTGGGCGCTGGAGGGCGCAGGTGATTGTTGTAACCAAATGCCCGGCAACGCTAACTAACGGTCAAAAAGAAAATGCTTATCAAAAGGTAGCGCCGGGTCCTTACCAGCAATTGTTTTTTTCGACCATTGCTTACCAGCCATTGCAGCGTTTAGATGGTAAACCTGTAAATACCGGGATTGATAAGGATACTACCGTGTTTTTACTGACCGGTATTGCCAATGCCAAACCACTTTTGCAATACTTAAATGGGTTTACCACCCATGTTATTCATCATAAATATCCCGACCATCACCCGTTTACCTTGAAAAATATCACTAAACTTGCCGCTGAGTTTGTTGCCTGCAAAACAGAAAAAAAACTGATCATCACAACAGAAAAGGATGCACAGCGTTTAGAAGATTCGTGGTTCAGATGGCCTTTACCGGCAGACGAAAGTTTACCGGTTTTTGTGGTTCCCATAAAGGTTGAATTTTTGGACGAAAGCGGGCAACAATTTGACCAGCTAATAAACAACTATGTTAGAGAGCATACAACATACAACAGCATACATTAA